One Hypomesus transpacificus isolate Combined female chromosome 16, fHypTra1, whole genome shotgun sequence genomic window carries:
- the fbxl5 gene encoding F-box/LRR-repeat protein 5, which produces MMAPYPEEVDVFTGPHWRMKQLVGLYCEKLSQTNFSNNNDFRSFLQSLCATFKEFKMHEQIENEYIIGLLQQRSCTVYNVHSDNKLSEMLSLFEKGLRSVKSEHEQLNYARQLKERLEAFTQDFLPHMKEEEEVFQPMLMQYFSYEELKDIKKQVIAQHCSPQRCDSAAEVLKGLSLWSQAEELHKAFKYSDHEKTDDELEHGASFTHVSALPSEVLLALFRYLGPDDLCRCSLVCRTWWELTRTGFLWRHLYPVRWTRGDCYRGPPAGLDIEPDEEWVKSLQDEGRAYQERDEDADVDESDESYEDSLAIRAAQREKQLLNGMIQNILPAVGPSVRTVVLAYSSTVSSKMVRQILSLCPNLTHLDLTQTDVSDSAFDSWSSLGACRSLEHLDLSGCEKITDHALKRLSVGLGDLSLPSPFKNHSDRRAKLLKAPPSPLRLLDGRGQDQAGQGLCPDGHGLSPAGRGRAALIFKGRRGAPSPPTRVWLLDAAEMADIEDAAEWSRRGMSVSEGRGFGETPMGGGACCCKSSKRRSLRTGYGAPLWPGQRSQLSSCGHSTCCSDTALRTGAGPQCQPPAMGGSGELRTKRSTEEPQGPEPAPRTNQSGGRRSLRFLSLSGCYQVTDQGLRALSQRGGLPLLEHLNLSGCLLVTESGLQDLVSACPALNDEHFYYCDNIQGPHADTASGCQNLQCGFRACCRSGE; this is translated from the exons ATGATGGCACCTTATCCAGAAGAGGTGGATGTATTTACTGGCCCACACTGGCGAATGAAACAGTTGGTGGGTCTTTACTGCGAGAAG CTGTCGCAGACCAACTTCTCCAACAACAATGACTTCCGCTCATTCCTCCAGTCGCTCTGTGCCACCTTCAAGGAGTTCAAGATGCATGAGCAGATCGAGAATGAGTACATCATCGGGTTGCTTCAGCAACGCAGCTGCACTGTGTACAACGTACACTCTGACAACAAGCTCTCGGAAATGTTGTCCCTATTTGAGAAGGGGCTCCGCAGTGTAAAG AGTGAACACGAGCAGCTGAACTATGCCCGGCAGCtgaaggagaggctggaggcctTTACACAAGACTTCCTGCCTCacatgaaggaggaggaggag GTGTTCCAGCCCATGCTGATGCAGTACTTCTCCTACGAGGAGCTGAAGGACATCAAGAAGCAGGTGATCGCCCAGCACTGTAGCCCACAGCGCTGCGACTCTGCGGCCGAGGTGCTGAAAGGCCTCAGCTTGTGGAGCCAGGCGGAGGAGCTGCACAAGGCCTTCAAATACTCCGACCACGAGAAGACGGACGACG AGCTGGAACACGGAGCGTCGTTCACTCACGTGTCGGCGTTGCCCTCCGAGGTGCTGCTGGCGCTGTTCCGCTACCTGGGGCCTGACGACCTGTGCCGCTGCAGCCTGGTGTGCAGGACGTGGTGGGAGCTGACCAGGACGGGCTTCCTGTGGAGACACCTGTACCCTGTACGCTGGACCAGAG gagACTGCTACCGGGGCCCCCCGGCAGGGTTGGACATAGAGCCGGACGAGGAGTGGGTGAAGAGCCTGCAGGACGAGGGACGAGCCTATCAGGAGCGCGACGAGGACGCAGACGTGGACGAGTCAG ATGAGTCCTACGAGGACTCCCTGGCGATCCGAGCGGCCCAGCGGGAGAAGCAGCTGCTGAACGGGATGATCCAGAACATTCTCCCGGCCGTGGGGCCCTCTGTCAGGACTGTCGTCCTGGCCTACAGCTCCACCGTCTCCAGCAAGATG GTGCGTCAGATCCTCAGTCTCTGTCCAAACCTCACCCACCTGGACCTCACCCAGACGGACGTCTCGGACTCAGCCTTCGACAG cTGGTCTTCCCTGGGGGCGTGTCGGTCTCTGGAGCACCTCGACCTATCAGGCTGTGAGAAGATCACTGACCACGCCCTGAAGAGGCTGTCGGTGGGACTGGGGGACCTGTCTCTTCCTTCGCCCTTCAAGAACCACTCCGACCGGCGCGCTAAGCTCCTCAaggccccccccagccccctccgccTGCTTGATGGGCGGGGCCAGGATCAAGCTGGGCAAGGCTTGTGTCCGGATGGGCATGGCCTAAGTCCGGCTGGGCGGGGCCGAGCGGCGCTGATCTTCAAGGGGCGTAGgggcgccccctccccccccacccgggTCTGGCTCCTGGACGCAGCGGAAATGGCCGATATCGAGGACGCCGCAGAGTGGAGCCGGCGAGGGATGTCTGTCTCCGAGGGGCGGGGCTTCGGAGAGACGCCaatggggggaggggcctgcTGCTGCAAAAGCAGCAAGAGGCGGAGCCTCAGGACTGGTTATGGCGCCCCCCTGTGGCCTGGTCAGCGCAGTCAGCTGTCCAGCTGCGGTCACTCAACATGCTGCTCTGACACGGCCCTCAGGACTGGTGCCGGGCCGCAGTGTCAGCCTCCTGCCATGGGGGGCAGCGGCGAGCTTCGGACTAAACGCTCCACCGAGGAGCCGCAGGGCCCAGAGCCTGCTCCCAGGACTAACCAATCAGGAGGGAGACGTTCTCTAAGGTTCCTAAGCCTGTCGGGTTGCTATCAGGTCACAGACCAGGGCCTCAG ggCTCTGTCCCAGCGCGGTGGCCTGCCTCTCCTGGAGCACCTGAACCTGTCAGGCTGTCTCCTGGTCACCGAGAGCGGCCTGCAGGACCTCGTGTCTGCCTGCCCCGCCCTCAACGACGAACACTTCTACTACTGCGACAACATCCAAG gtcccCATGCGGACACGGCCAGCGGATGCCAGAACCTGCAGTGTGGATTCAGGGCGTGCTGTCGCTCTGGAGAGTAA